From Streptomyces sp. SCSIO 75703:
GGCGTCCGCGTTGTAGTACTGGACGTAGTAGCCGGCGCGCAGGTAGAGCACGAGTTGCGGCATACCGGTGCTGCCGTCGCCCGGGTAGGACGCCGAGCCGTCGCGCACGGCGTAGGCGACGGTGGCCATCTGCTCCTCGCGGAAGGCCTGGCGGGCGTCGGTGCCGGTCAGGTTGAAGAGGGTGTTGACGCAGTCGGTCGTGGACGCCTTGATCTGCTGCACCAGGGCGCTGCCGGTGCGGCCGGTGAAGTCGGAGACGTCGCACGCGGCGGCGGCCGCGGCCTTGCCGCCGTCGGTGCCCCGGGCGGTGGACCGGGCCGACTCGGAGGGCCGGACGGGCAGTTCGTCGTGGCGGCCGTAGGACTCCTTCAGCGCGTCCTTGCTCGCCGCCAGCGGCGGGAGCTGGGACACCTTGTGGCGGCCGGTGCCGACGTGCTCGCTCTCGGCGGTGGCGGACCCGGCGACGGGCGGGGGTCCGTCGTGCCGCTCGCCCCCGGCGGTGGGGGCCGGGGCGGGTCCGGGGGCGGCGCCGGCCGGCTGCCCCAGCAGTCCGGTGCCGAGGGCGAGGGTCAGGGCCAGCGGTAGCACCGCGCCCAGACCTCGCCGCAGAAGTGTCGTTCTCACTGTGCCTCCATGAGGGGTGGGACCACGCGACGCGCGGTCTATGGGGGTGGAGGGGGCCGTGGAGCGGGGAGGGCCCGTGCCGTCGACCGACGGGAGCACGAGCCGATGCCATGCTTGGCATGCCCACGACCTGTGCCATGTACCATTGCACAGGTGACATGGCTCAGGGAAGACATCCGGATGAAGCCGGGGTTGCCAATTCCTCGCAGATTGCCTGGCACTGACGGGTCATCAGCAGGAAATGTCCAGGTCACACGGGGATTCGGCAGGGCGGGGCGCCGGGAGTTTCACGGGTGGTGCGGGGGAAGGAGCGGTGCCGTCCCGGCGCACCCTCCCGGCCGGCACCGCCGTACGGCGCGGCGGGCGAGGGGACACCGGCGGGACTTCAGCCCGTCATCGCGTACGCGCCGGACGAGGCGGCCGGCCCGTGGACCGGGCCGGTCGCGCTACCGGCCGGCCGGCTCCGGGTCCTCGGCGCGCGCCCGGCCGTCGGCCCACAGGGTGCGGACGTGGGCGAGGTGACGGCGCATGCACTCCTCCGCCTCCCGCACCCGGCCGGCCACCATCAGATCCAGCAACTCGACGTGCTCCTCGGCGGAGGCGACCAGCCGCCCCGCCTCGTTCAGGCCGGCCAGGCCGAAGAGCCGCGACCGCTTGCGCAGGTCGGACACCACCGTCACCAGGTGCCGGTTGCCCGCCAGCGCCAGCAGTTCCAGGTGGAACCGGTGGTCCGCCTCCACGTACGCGAGCACGTCGTGCGCCCGCGCCGCCGCCACGATCTGCCGCGCCGGCGCGCGCAGCGCCTCCAGTTGCTCGGCGGTCGCGGTCGCCGTGACCCGCCCCACGACCGGGACTTCGAGCATGGTGCGGATCTCGGTGAACTCGTCGAGGTCCTGCTCGGTCATCTCCGTGACCCGGAAGCCCTTGTTGCGCACCGCCTCGACCAGTCCCTCCCGGACGAGGTCCAGCATGGCCTCGCGGACGGGGGTGGCGGAGACGCCGAGTTCCGACGCCAGGGCCGGGGCGGAGTAGATGGCTCCCGGGCGGAGTTCGCCCGCGATGAGCGCCGCGCGGAGCGCGTTGGCGACCTGGTCGCGCAGATGGGTCTGGACGGAGATCATCCGCGGTTCGAGATGCGACATCCCCGCTCCTCCGTCTGCCCAGCCCAGTCACCTCCCACCATACAATGTCACGTTTCGCCGTCGGCCCGGCCCCTGCCGCCGGAACCGCTGCCGGTGCGGTGCGGCCGGGCCGCCCGCCGTGGGGCGGCCCGGTCACGTCGTCGGGATCAGCGCAGCGACGCCATCCACTCCTCCACCTCGTCGGCGCCGCGCGGCAGGTCCGAGGACAGGCACTCGGCTCCGTCGGCGGTGATCAGGAAGTCGTCCTCGATGCGGACGCCGATACCGCGCAGTTCCTCGGGCACGGTCAGGTCGTCGGGCTGGAAGTACAGACCGGGCTCGACGGTGAGGACGTGACCGGCCTCCAGTACGCCGCCCAGGTACGTCTCGTCGCGCGCGGCGGAGCAGTCGTGGCAGTCCAGCCCGAGCATGTGACCCGTCCCGCAGACGGTGTACCTGCGGTACAGCTCGGACGGGGAGGTCGAAGGGGTGCTGCCGTACGGCCGCAGCCCCCAGGCGTCGAGCCCTTCGGCGAGGACGCGCATCGCGGCGTCGTGGAAGGCGCCGTACCGCGCGCCGGGCCGCAGCGCGGCGATACCGGCCGACTGGGCGGCGAACACCAGGTCGTAGACCCGGCGTTGGACGTCGGTGAAGCGTCCGCTGACCGGCAGGGTCCGGGTGATGTCCCCGGTGTAGAAGGAGTCGGCCTCCACGCCCGCGTCCAGCAGGAGCAGGTCCCCGTCGCGCACCGGGCCGTCGTTGCGCTGCCAGTGCAGGACGCAGGCGTGTGCCCCGGCCGCCGCGATGGTCTCGAAGCCGAGCCCGTGACCGCCCAGCCGGGCACGCCGGTTGAAGGTGCCCTCGATCCACCGTTCGCCGCGGGCGAGGCGGGTGGCGTGGCGCAGTTCGCCGACGACGTCGTGGAAGCCGGCGACCGTGCAGTCCACGGCCACGCGCAACTGCCCGACCTCCCAGTCGTCCTTGACCAGGCGCGACTCCGAGAGGAACCCGGCCAGTTCGGCGTCGGCCTCGCGAGCGGCCGGGATCAGCGCGTCGACGTGCGCGTCCTGGCCGCGCAGGACGCGGGAGGGGACGTTCCCGCGCAGGGCGCCTTCCAGGGCGTCGCGCGGGGCGGTCTCCACGCCGAGTTCCGCCGCGGTCTCGGCGAGGGTCCGGCGGCGGCCGACCCAGAACTCGCCGTGCTGCCGGTCCCGGTGGAACTCGGTGCCGTCGGGCCCCCCGTCGCGCGGCGACCGCGGCCGGGTGAAGAGGGTGACCTCGTGTCCGCCGCCGGTGGGTTCGAACACGAGGACGCTGTCGGGGACCGCGCGCGTGCCCTGCTCGGCGGTGAGGTGGACGAAGGCGGAGTGCGGCCGGAAGGTGTAGTCGAAGTCGTTGCTCCTGACCTTGAGCCCGCCCGAGGGGACGACGATCCGTTCGCCGGGGAAGCGTTCGGAGAGCGCCGCGCGCCGCTTCGCCGCGTACGCCGCCCCGAGGGCGAGGGGCGGCCTCAGGTCCGTCCTGGCCCAGCCGCCGTCGAAGGGGCCGGCCGGCTCGGCCGGCACCTCACCGTGGTCCTGGTCCGTGTCGTCGCGCATGCGGTCCTGCCCTTCCGTCGGTGCTGTCACCGTGCGTCGTGGTGGGCGCGCCCCCGTGGGGGCGCGGGGTACGGCCGACCGCCGCCGGGGTGGGGCGGTGGCCGTGGCGGGTCGTGTCGTCGGGGACGGCGCGGCGGGGCGCACGGGCCGCGCTCAGCGGGGTTCGGCCGGGGCCGTCGCCGGGAGGAGGGCGGCCAGCAGCCGCTGTCCGGCGGGGGTCACCGACCAGCGGGCCGAGTCCGCCGGGGTGTCGTGGCTCCCCGCGCCGGGAGGTAACCCCTCGGCCGGGGTGGTCGTGAGGGTCCGGGGGAGGACCGCCCAGCAGCGTTTGCCGTCGGTGGTGCGCTCCGCGCCCTGGAAGAGGGAGAGTGCCTCCACGAGGGCCAGGCCCCGGCCGTGCTCGCCGTCGGTCTCCGCCGGGGAGGGGCCGGGCACGACGGGGCTGGTGTCGCGGACGCCGACGACGACGTGGTCCTCCGCCGGCGTCACCT
This genomic window contains:
- a CDS encoding GntR family transcriptional regulator encodes the protein MSHLEPRMISVQTHLRDQVANALRAALIAGELRPGAIYSAPALASELGVSATPVREAMLDLVREGLVEAVRNKGFRVTEMTEQDLDEFTEIRTMLEVPVVGRVTATATAEQLEALRAPARQIVAAARAHDVLAYVEADHRFHLELLALAGNRHLVTVVSDLRKRSRLFGLAGLNEAGRLVASAEEHVELLDLMVAGRVREAEECMRRHLAHVRTLWADGRARAEDPEPAGR
- a CDS encoding aminopeptidase P family protein, with translation MRDDTDQDHGEVPAEPAGPFDGGWARTDLRPPLALGAAYAAKRRAALSERFPGERIVVPSGGLKVRSNDFDYTFRPHSAFVHLTAEQGTRAVPDSVLVFEPTGGGHEVTLFTRPRSPRDGGPDGTEFHRDRQHGEFWVGRRRTLAETAAELGVETAPRDALEGALRGNVPSRVLRGQDAHVDALIPAAREADAELAGFLSESRLVKDDWEVGQLRVAVDCTVAGFHDVVGELRHATRLARGERWIEGTFNRRARLGGHGLGFETIAAAGAHACVLHWQRNDGPVRDGDLLLLDAGVEADSFYTGDITRTLPVSGRFTDVQRRVYDLVFAAQSAGIAALRPGARYGAFHDAAMRVLAEGLDAWGLRPYGSTPSTSPSELYRRYTVCGTGHMLGLDCHDCSAARDETYLGGVLEAGHVLTVEPGLYFQPDDLTVPEELRGIGVRIEDDFLITADGAECLSSDLPRGADEVEEWMASLR
- a CDS encoding ATP-binding protein, with translation MPHPRVAFTVEATAAAVHRARHRVSAVVRACGGPPDDELFFRLELVTSELLTNALLHAGGPLTVEVTPAEDHVVVGVRDTSPVVPGPSPAETDGEHGRGLALVEALSLFQGAERTTDGKRCWAVLPRTLTTTPAEGLPPGAGSHDTPADSARWSVTPAGQRLLAALLPATAPAEPR